From Solibacillus sp. FSL W7-1464:
AGGCGGTTCTACTGCAGAATCTCCAACATTACCATCTGACGTTACAAATGATGGAGAGGCAATTGAAGGCGGTACATTACAGTTCGCTTTAGTAGCAGATTCTCCTTTCCAAGGTGTTTTATCTTGGGAATTATATGAAGATGGTTATGATTCTGATATTCTAAGCTTCATTACAAATGAAATTTTCGAAACTGATGGGGACTTCCTTGTTACAGATGAAGGGATCGCTAAATTGGATGTTGATGCTGACAACAATAAGGTTACAATCACAATCCAACATGATGATGTAAAATGGTCTGATGGTCAGCCATTGACTGTTGAAGACATCATTTATGCTTATGAAATTATCGGTCACCCTGACTATACAGGTATCCGTTATGATGGCGATTTCCAAAACATTATCGGTGCTGCCGAGTATAAAGCGGGTACTGCAGATACAATCTCGGGTATCAAAAAAATCGACGACAAAACAGTTGAAATTTCAATGACGAAAGTTTCACCGGCTGTTTACTCTCTAGGTGATGGCTTATGGGCATATGCAGTACCGAAGCATCAGTTAAAAGATATTCCTGTCAAGGATCTAATCTCTTCTGAAGCGGTACGTAAATCACCTGTAACATTAGGACCATTCAAAATTGATAAATTAGTTGACGGTGAATCTGTTCAGTACGTAGCAAATGAGCACTACTGGAAAGGTAAACCAAAATTAGACAAAATCGTATTGCAAGTTGTACCTTCATCATCTATCGGTGAAGCATTACGTACTGGTAAATATGACTTAGCGTCTTCATATCCGACAAACCAGTATGACGGTGTAAAAGATCTTGAAAACTTAACAGTATTGGCTCGTCCTGAGCTGGCTTACTCTTACCTTGGCTTCAAGCTTGGTAAATGGGATTCAGAAGCAGGATCAGCAGGTTTAAATATTTCGGATGAAAATGCGAAAATGAACGATGTGAAATTACGTCAGGCAGTTGCTTATGCAATGGATATTGAGCAAGTGGGCGAGCGCTTCTATCAAGGCTTACGTTCTCGTGCAACATCATTAATTCCACCAGCATTCTCGTCATTCCATGATGATTCTTTAGAAGGATATAACTATGATCCGGAAAAAGCAAAAGCATTATTGGATGAAGCTGGATACAAAGACGTTGACGGCGACGGAATCCGTGAAGACAAAAACGGTGAGAAATTTGAAATCCGCATGGCTGGTATGTCAGGTTCTGATACAGACGAAGCAATCGTAGAATACTACCGTCAAAACTGGAAAGATGTTGGGTTAGATGTACAGTTAACAACTGGCCGTTTAATCGAGTTCCAAAGCTTCTATGATAAAGTACAGGCGGATGATCCGGAAATCGATATGTTCATGGCAGCATGGGGTACTGGTACAAACCCATCTCCACTTGGCTTATACGGCGAAGCATCATCATTTAACTACAGCCGTTTCGTAACACCGGAATTACAAACATTATTAGCTGATATCGACTCTAAAGAGGCGGTTGATGCTGGATACCGTGCAGATGCATTCCGTAAATGGGAAGAGTATATGTTTGAACAAGCAACAACAGTTCCAACATACTTCCGTACAGAAATCATTCCTGTTAACAAACGTGTGAAAAACTACGATGTTGACTATGCTAATGCAACTCAATGGCACGAAATTGAGTTAGTTTCTGAAACACCAGTTAAATAATCTTTAACAACAAAAAGCCGCTTAGAAATTTTCTAAGCGGTTTTTTTATATTATTTTTTCAGTTGCATAACGATTGCTTCATCAGGGGTTACATAAAGAGTCTTTTGTTCAAAATAAATAACAAACCCCGGTTTTGCACCATTCGGTTTTTTCACATGACGGATTTCCGTATAGTCGACCGGTACCGAT
This genomic window contains:
- a CDS encoding oligopeptide ABC transporter substrate-binding protein produces the protein MMKKKGLMLSSVFATALVLAACGGDDETSTEKPAENDGKQTEEKTNEGGSTAESPTLPSDVTNDGEAIEGGTLQFALVADSPFQGVLSWELYEDGYDSDILSFITNEIFETDGDFLVTDEGIAKLDVDADNNKVTITIQHDDVKWSDGQPLTVEDIIYAYEIIGHPDYTGIRYDGDFQNIIGAAEYKAGTADTISGIKKIDDKTVEISMTKVSPAVYSLGDGLWAYAVPKHQLKDIPVKDLISSEAVRKSPVTLGPFKIDKLVDGESVQYVANEHYWKGKPKLDKIVLQVVPSSSIGEALRTGKYDLASSYPTNQYDGVKDLENLTVLARPELAYSYLGFKLGKWDSEAGSAGLNISDENAKMNDVKLRQAVAYAMDIEQVGERFYQGLRSRATSLIPPAFSSFHDDSLEGYNYDPEKAKALLDEAGYKDVDGDGIREDKNGEKFEIRMAGMSGSDTDEAIVEYYRQNWKDVGLDVQLTTGRLIEFQSFYDKVQADDPEIDMFMAAWGTGTNPSPLGLYGEASSFNYSRFVTPELQTLLADIDSKEAVDAGYRADAFRKWEEYMFEQATTVPTYFRTEIIPVNKRVKNYDVDYANATQWHEIELVSETPVK